Proteins encoded together in one Pseudomonas asiatica window:
- the hutU gene encoding urocanate hydratase, whose protein sequence is MTDNNKYRDVEIRAPRGNKLTAKSWLTEAPLRMLMNNLDPQVAENPKELVVYGGIGRAARNWACYDKIVETLTRLEDDETLLVQSGKPVGVFKTHSNAPRVLIANSNLVPHWANWEHFNELDAKGLAMYGQMTAGSWIYIGSQGIVQGTYETFVEAGRQHYGGSLKGKWVLTAGLGGMGGAQPLAATLAGACSLNIECQQSRIDFRLETRYVDEQATDLDDALARIAKYTAEGKAISIALHGNAAEILPELVKRGVRPDMVTDQTSAHDPLNGYLPAGWTWEQYRDRAQTEPAAVVKAAKQSMAVHVQAMLDFQKQGVPTFDYGNNIRQMAKEEGVANAFDFPGFVPAYIRPLFCRGIGPFRWAALSGDAEDIYKTDAKVKELIPDDAHLHRWLDMARERISFQGLPARICWVGLGLRAKLGLAFNEMVRSGELSAPIVIGRDHLDSGSVSSPNRETEAMRDGSDAVSDWPLLNALLNTAGGATWVSLHHGGGVGMGFSQHSGMVIVCDGTDEAAERIARVLTNDPGTGVMRHADAGYDIAIDCAKEQGLDLPMITG, encoded by the coding sequence GTGACCGACAACAACAAATACCGTGACGTTGAAATCCGTGCCCCACGTGGCAACAAGCTGACTGCCAAAAGCTGGCTGACCGAAGCGCCACTGCGCATGCTGATGAACAACCTCGATCCACAGGTCGCGGAAAACCCGAAGGAACTGGTGGTGTACGGCGGTATCGGCCGCGCTGCCCGTAACTGGGCGTGCTACGACAAGATCGTCGAGACCCTGACCCGCCTGGAAGACGACGAAACCCTGCTGGTGCAGTCGGGCAAGCCGGTCGGCGTGTTCAAGACCCACAGCAACGCCCCGCGCGTACTGATTGCCAACTCCAACCTGGTGCCGCACTGGGCCAACTGGGAACACTTCAACGAACTGGACGCCAAGGGCCTGGCCATGTACGGCCAGATGACCGCCGGCAGCTGGATCTACATCGGCAGCCAGGGCATCGTCCAGGGCACCTACGAAACCTTCGTCGAAGCCGGTCGCCAGCATTACGGCGGCAGCCTGAAAGGCAAGTGGGTACTGACCGCCGGCCTGGGCGGCATGGGCGGCGCCCAGCCACTGGCCGCCACCCTGGCCGGTGCCTGCTCGCTGAACATCGAATGCCAGCAGAGCCGCATCGACTTCCGTCTGGAAACCCGCTACGTCGACGAGCAGGCCACTGACCTCGACGACGCCCTGGCACGCATTGCCAAGTACACCGCCGAAGGCAAGGCCATCTCCATCGCCCTGCACGGCAACGCTGCCGAAATCCTGCCAGAGCTGGTCAAGCGTGGCGTGCGCCCGGACATGGTCACCGACCAGACCAGCGCCCACGACCCGCTGAACGGTTACCTGCCAGCCGGCTGGACCTGGGAACAGTACCGCGACCGCGCACAGACCGAACCGGCTGCAGTGGTCAAGGCCGCCAAGCAGTCGATGGCCGTGCACGTGCAAGCCATGCTCGATTTCCAGAAGCAGGGTGTCCCGACCTTCGACTATGGCAACAACATCCGCCAGATGGCCAAGGAAGAAGGCGTGGCCAATGCCTTCGACTTCCCGGGCTTCGTGCCGGCCTACATCCGCCCGCTGTTCTGCCGTGGCATCGGCCCGTTCCGCTGGGCGGCGCTGTCCGGTGATGCCGAAGACATCTACAAGACCGACGCCAAGGTCAAGGAACTGATCCCCGACGACGCCCACCTGCACCGCTGGCTGGACATGGCTCGCGAGCGCATCAGCTTCCAGGGCCTGCCGGCACGTATCTGCTGGGTTGGTCTGGGCCTGCGCGCCAAGCTGGGCCTGGCGTTCAACGAAATGGTACGCAGCGGCGAGCTGTCGGCACCGATCGTGATCGGTCGTGACCACCTGGACTCCGGTTCGGTGTCCAGCCCCAACCGTGAAACCGAAGCCATGCGCGACGGTTCCGACGCTGTCTCCGACTGGCCGCTGCTCAACGCCCTGCTGAACACCGCCGGCGGTGCTACCTGGGTTTCGCTGCACCACGGTGGTGGCGTGGGCATGGGCTTCTCCCAGCACTCTGGCATGGTCATCGTCTGCGACGGTACCGATGAAGCCGCCGAGCGTATCGCTCGCGTGCTGACCAACGACCCAGGGACCGGTGTGATGCGTCATGCCGATGCCGGTTACGACATCGCCATCGACTGCGCCAAGGAGCAGGGCCTGGACCTGCCGATGATCACTGGCTGA
- a CDS encoding amino acid permease: MQQAQGLKRGLSARHIRFMALGSAIGTGLFYGSASAIQMAGPAVLLAYLIGGAAVFMVMRALGEMAVHNPVAGSFGHYASTYLGPMAGFILGWTYAFEMVIVAIADVTAFGIYMGFWFPEVARWIWVLGIVFLIGGLNLCNVKVFGEMEFWLSLLKVGAIVAMILAGLGIMAFGFSQVGSGQAVGVSNLFDHGGFMPNGVGGLIASFAVVMFAFGGIEIIGVTAGEAKDPQRVIPKAINAVPLRILLFYVLTLFVLMCLFPWPQIGSQGSPFVQIFSNLGIGSAAAVLNIVVISAAISAINSDIFGAGRMMYGLAQQGHAPRGFSKLSKHGVPWMTVVVMGAALLIGVLLNYLIPENVFLLIASIATFATVWVWLMILLTQVAMRRSMSREQVAQLQFPVPFWPYGPAMAIAFMVFIFGVLGYFPDTQAALLVGVVWVVFLVASYLLWCKPRAGQGKPVAEPAELHR; the protein is encoded by the coding sequence ATGCAACAAGCTCAAGGTCTAAAACGCGGGCTAAGTGCCCGCCACATCCGCTTCATGGCCCTCGGTTCCGCCATCGGCACCGGCCTGTTCTACGGCTCCGCCTCGGCCATCCAGATGGCCGGCCCGGCCGTGCTGCTGGCCTACCTGATCGGCGGCGCCGCCGTGTTCATGGTCATGCGCGCCCTCGGCGAAATGGCTGTGCACAACCCGGTCGCCGGCTCGTTCGGCCACTACGCCAGCACCTACCTCGGCCCCATGGCCGGCTTCATCCTCGGCTGGACCTACGCCTTCGAGATGGTCATCGTCGCCATCGCCGACGTCACCGCCTTCGGTATCTACATGGGCTTCTGGTTCCCGGAAGTGGCCCGCTGGATCTGGGTGCTGGGCATCGTCTTCCTGATCGGCGGCCTCAACCTGTGCAACGTCAAGGTCTTCGGCGAAATGGAATTCTGGCTGTCGCTGCTCAAGGTCGGCGCCATCGTGGCGATGATCCTGGCCGGCCTCGGCATCATGGCCTTCGGCTTCAGCCAGGTAGGCTCCGGGCAGGCCGTGGGTGTCAGCAACCTGTTCGACCACGGCGGCTTCATGCCCAATGGCGTGGGTGGCCTGATCGCTTCCTTTGCCGTGGTGATGTTCGCGTTCGGCGGCATCGAGATCATCGGCGTGACCGCCGGTGAGGCCAAGGACCCGCAGCGGGTCATCCCCAAGGCGATCAACGCCGTGCCGCTGCGCATCCTGCTGTTCTACGTGCTCACCCTGTTCGTGCTGATGTGCCTGTTCCCATGGCCGCAGATTGGCAGCCAGGGCAGCCCGTTCGTGCAAATCTTCAGTAACCTGGGCATCGGCTCTGCCGCCGCGGTGCTGAACATCGTGGTGATTTCTGCCGCGATCTCGGCCATCAACAGCGACATCTTCGGCGCCGGCCGCATGATGTACGGCCTGGCCCAGCAAGGCCACGCGCCGCGCGGCTTCAGCAAGCTGTCGAAGCACGGCGTGCCGTGGATGACCGTTGTGGTGATGGGTGCTGCGCTGCTGATCGGCGTGCTGCTCAACTACCTGATCCCGGAGAACGTGTTCCTGCTGATCGCCTCGATCGCCACCTTCGCTACCGTCTGGGTGTGGCTGATGATCCTGCTCACCCAGGTGGCCATGCGCCGCAGCATGAGCCGTGAACAAGTGGCCCAGCTGCAGTTCCCGGTACCATTCTGGCCATACGGCCCAGCCATGGCCATTGCGTTCATGGTGTTCATCTTTGGCGTGCTCGGTTACTTCCCGGATACCCAGGCGGCACTGCTCGTCGGCGTGGTCTGGGTGGTGTTCCTGGTGGCGTCCTACCTGCTGTGGTGCAAGCCGCGCGCAGGGCAGGGCAAGCCAGTAGCGGAACCGGCCGAGCTGCACCGCTAA
- the hutG gene encoding N-formylglutamate deformylase — translation MDKVLSFHQGRLPLLISMPHAGLKLSPAVRDGLVEQARSLPDTDWHIPRLYDFAREMGASVVAAEYSRFVIDLNRPDDDKPLYVGATTGLYPATLFDGEPLFKDGLVPTGEERKQYLEQIWRPYHDTIRRELARLREQFGYALLWDAHSIRSLIPHLFDGKLPDFNLGTFNGASCDPALAEQLKEVCAQAQGYSHVLNGRFKGGHITRYYGDPANHIHAVQLELAQSTYMEEAEPFDYRENLARPTQEVLKQLLQALLDWGQARYGR, via the coding sequence ATGGACAAGGTACTGAGTTTTCACCAGGGGCGCCTGCCGCTGCTGATCAGCATGCCCCACGCCGGCCTGAAACTGTCGCCGGCTGTTCGAGACGGCCTGGTCGAGCAGGCGCGCAGCCTGCCGGACACCGACTGGCATATTCCGCGGCTGTATGACTTTGCCCGCGAGATGGGCGCCAGTGTCGTAGCCGCGGAGTATTCGCGTTTCGTCATCGACCTGAACCGGCCGGATGACGACAAACCACTTTACGTCGGCGCCACTACTGGCCTGTACCCGGCCACACTCTTCGATGGCGAGCCATTGTTCAAGGACGGGCTGGTGCCGACAGGCGAGGAGCGCAAGCAGTATCTGGAGCAGATCTGGCGCCCCTACCACGACACGATTCGTCGTGAGCTGGCACGGCTGCGCGAGCAATTCGGCTACGCCCTGCTGTGGGACGCCCATTCGATCCGTTCGCTGATCCCGCACCTGTTCGACGGCAAGCTGCCGGATTTCAACCTGGGTACCTTCAACGGCGCCAGTTGCGACCCGGCTCTGGCCGAACAGCTGAAAGAGGTCTGTGCCCAGGCCCAAGGCTACAGCCACGTGCTCAATGGCCGCTTCAAGGGCGGGCATATCACCCGGTATTACGGTGATCCGGCCAACCACATCCATGCGGTGCAGCTGGAACTGGCGCAGAGCACCTATATGGAAGAAGCCGAGCCGTTCGATTACCGCGAAAACCTGGCACGACCGACACAGGAGGTGTTGAAGCAGCTTCTGCAGGCGCTGCTGGACTGGGGCCAGGCGCGTTACGGGCGGTGA
- the hutI gene encoding imidazolonepropionase: MRTVWQHCHVATMAEGRYSAIEDAAIVTNAGLIEWIGPRVELASVEAERTVDLGGAWVTPGLIDCHTHAVFGGNRSGEFEQRLQGVSYAEIAAQGGGIASTVRATRAASEDELFASARQRVQALMRDGVTTIEIKSGYGLDLANERKMLRVARRLTDELPLAVRATCLAAHALPPEYVGRADDYIAHICDEMLPALAAEGLVDAVDAFCEHLAFSPAQVERLFIKARELGLPVKLHAEQLSSLHGSSLAARYQALSADHLEFMTEEDAIAMAKAGTVAVLLPGAFYFLRETQLPPMDALRRHGVKIALASDLNPGTSPGLSLRLMLNMGCTCFRMTPEEALAGVTVHAATALGLGDSHGSLEVGKVADFVAWQIERPADLAYWLGGDLPKRVVRKGHEISN, encoded by the coding sequence ATGAGAACCGTCTGGCAGCACTGCCATGTGGCAACCATGGCCGAGGGCCGTTACTCGGCCATTGAGGACGCGGCCATTGTCACCAACGCCGGGCTGATCGAGTGGATCGGCCCGCGCGTCGAGCTGGCGTCGGTCGAGGCCGAACGTACGGTGGACCTGGGCGGCGCCTGGGTTACCCCCGGGCTGATCGACTGCCACACCCACGCGGTGTTCGGTGGCAACCGCAGCGGCGAGTTCGAGCAGCGCCTGCAGGGCGTGAGCTATGCCGAAATCGCCGCACAGGGCGGTGGCATCGCCAGCACCGTGCGGGCCACCCGCGCGGCCAGCGAGGACGAGCTGTTCGCCAGTGCTCGCCAGCGGGTCCAGGCGCTGATGCGCGATGGCGTGACCACCATCGAGATCAAGTCCGGCTACGGCCTGGACCTGGCCAACGAGCGCAAGATGCTGCGTGTGGCCCGGCGCCTAACCGACGAGTTGCCTCTGGCGGTGCGCGCCACCTGTCTGGCAGCCCATGCCTTGCCGCCGGAATACGTCGGCCGGGCTGATGACTACATCGCGCACATCTGCGATGAAATGCTGCCGGCCCTGGCCGCCGAAGGCCTGGTGGACGCAGTGGATGCCTTCTGCGAACACCTGGCGTTCTCCCCGGCCCAGGTCGAGCGGCTGTTCATCAAGGCGCGCGAACTGGGCCTGCCGGTCAAGCTGCACGCCGAACAGTTGTCGTCGCTGCACGGTTCCAGCCTGGCGGCGCGCTACCAGGCGCTGTCGGCCGACCACCTGGAGTTCATGACCGAGGAAGACGCCATTGCCATGGCAAAAGCCGGCACGGTCGCCGTGCTGCTGCCGGGCGCGTTCTACTTCCTGCGCGAAACCCAGCTGCCGCCGATGGACGCCCTGCGCCGCCACGGTGTGAAGATCGCCCTGGCCAGCGACCTCAATCCCGGCACCTCGCCAGGGTTGTCGCTTCGGCTGATGCTGAACATGGGCTGCACATGTTTCCGCATGACGCCGGAAGAGGCACTGGCCGGTGTCACCGTGCACGCTGCAACGGCGCTGGGCCTGGGCGACAGCCATGGCTCGCTGGAAGTGGGCAAGGTTGCCGACTTCGTCGCCTGGCAGATCGAACGCCCCGCCGACCTGGCCTATTGGCTGGGCGGCGACCTGCCCAAGCGCGTAGTGCGCAAGGGCCACGAAATTTCCAATTGA
- the hutH gene encoding histidine ammonia-lyase: MTELTLKPGTLTLAQLRSIHAAPVRLQLDASAAPAIDASVACVEQIIAEDRTAYGINTGFGLLASTRIASHDLENLQRSLVLSHAAGVGAPLDDDLVRLIMVLKINSLSRGFSGIRRKVIDALIALVNAEVYPHIPLKGSVGASGDLAPLAHMSLVLLGEGKARYKGQWLPATEALAVAGLEPLTLAAKEGLALLNGTQASTAYALRGLFQGEDLYAAAIACGGLSVEAALGSRSPFDARIHEVRGQRGQIDTAACFRDLLGDSSEVSLSHKNCDKVQDPYSLRCQPQVMGACLTQLRQAAEVLGIEANAVSDNPLVFAAEGDVISGGNFHAEPVAMAADNIALAIAEIGSLSERRISLMMDKHMSQLPPFLVENGGVNSGFMIAQVTAAALASENKALSHPHSVDSLPTSANQEDHVSMAPAAGKRLWEMAENTRGVLAIEWLGACQGLDLRKGLKTSAKLEQARQALRSEVPHYDRDRFFAPDIEKAVELLAKGRLTGLLPAGVLPSL; encoded by the coding sequence GTGACCGAATTGACCCTCAAGCCCGGCACCCTGACCCTGGCCCAACTGCGCTCCATCCATGCGGCGCCCGTGCGCTTGCAACTGGACGCCAGCGCCGCGCCAGCCATCGACGCCAGCGTTGCCTGCGTCGAGCAGATCATCGCCGAAGACCGTACCGCCTACGGCATCAACACCGGTTTCGGCCTGCTGGCCTCGACCCGCATCGCCAGCCACGACCTGGAAAACCTGCAGCGTTCGCTGGTGCTGTCCCACGCCGCCGGTGTCGGCGCGCCGCTGGATGACGACCTGGTGCGGCTGATCATGGTGCTGAAGATCAACAGCCTCAGCCGTGGCTTCTCCGGCATCCGTCGCAAAGTCATCGACGCGCTGATCGCCCTGGTCAACGCCGAAGTCTATCCGCACATCCCGCTGAAGGGTTCGGTGGGCGCTTCCGGCGACCTCGCCCCGCTGGCGCACATGTCGCTGGTGCTGCTGGGTGAAGGCAAGGCCCGCTACAAGGGCCAGTGGCTGCCAGCCACCGAAGCCCTGGCCGTGGCCGGCCTCGAGCCGCTGACCCTGGCCGCCAAGGAGGGTTTGGCCCTGCTCAACGGCACCCAGGCGTCCACCGCCTATGCCCTGCGTGGCCTGTTCCAGGGCGAAGACCTGTACGCCGCTGCCATCGCCTGCGGCGGCCTGAGCGTCGAAGCCGCACTGGGCTCGCGCTCGCCATTCGATGCGCGCATTCACGAAGTGCGTGGCCAGCGCGGCCAGATCGACACTGCTGCCTGCTTCCGTGACCTGCTGGGCGACTCCAGCGAAGTGTCGCTGTCGCACAAGAACTGCGACAAGGTCCAGGACCCGTACTCGCTGCGCTGCCAGCCTCAGGTCATGGGCGCCTGCCTGACCCAGCTGCGCCAGGCCGCCGAGGTACTGGGCATCGAAGCCAACGCCGTGTCGGACAACCCGCTCGTGTTCGCTGCCGAAGGTGACGTGATTTCCGGCGGTAACTTCCACGCCGAGCCGGTGGCCATGGCCGCCGACAACATCGCCCTGGCCATCGCTGAAATCGGTTCGCTCAGCGAGCGCCGTATCTCGCTGATGATGGACAAGCACATGTCCCAGCTGCCGCCGTTCCTGGTGGAAAACGGTGGGGTCAACTCGGGCTTCATGATCGCCCAGGTCACCGCTGCTGCCCTGGCCAGCGAGAACAAGGCCCTGTCGCACCCGCACAGTGTCGACAGCCTGCCGACCTCGGCCAACCAGGAAGACCACGTGTCGATGGCCCCGGCTGCCGGCAAGCGCCTGTGGGAAATGGCTGAAAACACCCGCGGCGTGCTGGCCATCGAATGGCTGGGCGCCTGCCAGGGCCTGGACCTGCGCAAGGGCCTGAAGACCTCGGCCAAGCTGGAGCAGGCGCGCCAGGCGCTGCGCAGCGAAGTGCCGCACTACGACCGTGACCGCTTCTTCGCGCCCGACATCGAGAAGGCCGTGGAACTGTTGGCCAAGGGGCGCCTGACCGGCCTGCTGCCGGCTGGTGTGCTGCCAAGCCTGTAA